The genomic region CCCATCGCTTCACAGGCTGCAACGCCTCGCCCGGGAGGATTCGTGATCGAACTCAGGAAATCGCTCTGGATTCCGCTCCTCGTCCTGCTCGCCCTTGCAACGCACCCCTCTCCGGCGCGTGCCGGTGTCGATGTCGGCTTCGATGACTCGGTGGATTTCAGCGGCTACAAGACCTACGCCTGGGGGGAAGGGGGATGGGTGGCGATGAAGTCGATGACCGAGGCGAACATCCACAAGTCGGTGGAGCAGGAGCTGAAGGCAAAGGGTTTCACGAAGGTCGAGTCTCAGCCCGACCTGCATGTCATCACCTACGCCTCGGGCACGAGCGATTCGTCGATGGACGCGATCAGCTTCGCCTACGTCCCCAACACCTGGACCGCCTGGTTCTCCGCCGCCACCACCAGCCGGACGACCACCAAAGGACGGCTGGTCGTCGACCTGGTCGACGCGAGGTCGGGCCAATTGGTGTGGCGCGGCATCGCCAATGAGAATCTGGGCCTGGATCCGAACACTGAGTCGACCGGCAAGAAGGTGTTCAAAGTGGTGAAGAAGATGTTCGAGGAGTATCCACCTGAGAAGAAGAAATAGGTGCGCTTACAGGCGACGGTGGGCGTGGGGGACTGATGGAAAGCAAAAGCCTTTCCGAGCTCGCCGACCGCGCCTGAACCGCACGCCTACAGGCGACCGCGGGCGTGACGGCCCGGAAGGGGAAGCTATTCTGGACTTGCCCGCCGCGCCTGGACCTCACGATTGGAACCACCGCATCTGGAGCGCGGGCCTAAGTAGGTGCGCTTACAGGCGACGGTGGCGTGGGGGCATGCTAGAAAGCAAGAACTCTTTCGCGCTCGCCGACCGCGCCTGAACCGCACGCCTACTGGGAGTGACTTCCTGCCAAGACAAGATGAGTCTTGCGCTCGCGCAGCGCGCCGGACCCAGGTCTCTCATTTTTCTCGGATATCAGCGGTTCGCGGGTGTGCCGGTCCTCGGATCACGCCGAGCGTGCCTGGGTGCGCTACTTCTTGTTCAGGCGATCAAGGACCCACTGGAGCGGACGGGTTAGGTAGCCGGGAGCGAAGGTGACGATGTCGCCGTCTTTTTTCGTAGCGTCCATTCCGGCGTGGTCGGCTTCCGGAATGATCTCGACGGTCACGTCGAGGTTTCCCGCGCGCTTCAGCGCCGCACGCAGCGCGTCGGCGTTGCGCTGCGCCGGGACTTTGTCGTCCTTGCCGCCGTACAGCGCCAGGACCGGCCCGTGGTATTTCTCCCAGTAAGGCGCCGGATCGAACGGCATCATGACGCGGAAGTTCTCCCAGCGCCAGGAATCGCGCGGCCAGGGGGCCAGCGCCTCGGCCCACGGCTGGCCCTTGGTCTGCTCGGTGCGCTGCTGCAGCGCCTCCCAGCCCCGGTCGGTCTGCACGGCTCCCGACGCGATCTGCTTGATCTTCCACTTCTGATACGCCATGGCGTCGTTGAATTGCTTGCGGGTGAGGCCCATCGTCGCCAGCGCGGCCTCCGCTTCGTAGAGGAGCTCGCCCGAGAAGCTCAGCGCCGGGCCGGCCTGCATGAAGACGAAGGCCGGATGCGGCACGCGGCCCGTCACCGCGGCGGCCACCCATCCTCCCACGCTGCCGGCGCCCAGGCCGATACGTGATGCATCGATCTCCGGCTGCTTGGCCAGGAAGGACACGGCCGCGGCGGCATCATTGGCCAGGTCCTCGACGCCCGCCTTCTTCCAGTCTCCCTGCGATTCGCCGGAGCCGCGCTTGTCGTAGCTCAGGAACGCGATGCCGTGATAGGCGAAGTACTCGTCGATGGTGTTGACGCGGTCGGTGGGGCCGGCGCCGGAGATGCGCACCACCGCGGGAGCGCGCCCCTTCCCCTGCGGCAGGACCAGGGTCCCCTTGAGGGTCACGTCGCCGTTGCTGAACGACACCTCCTTCCGTTGGAAGTCGAGCCGTTTCGCCTGCCTGGACCCTTCCCCAGGATTCGACCAGACGATGGATGTGACCTTTCCCTCGCCGTCCAGGACCGGCTTCAGCGAGACGATGTCGCCGCTGGCGCGGCGCGCGACCAGCTGCTCGCCGTCCCAGGCCAGCGGACCGCCCGTCATCTCGCGGCCGAAATCGGTGAACATCAGATGGTCGCGGATGGCGGTCACGCCGATCACCCGCTGCGGCTCGAGCTCGTAGAGGCCGGCGACGCCCGCCGGAGCCGCGCTGTCCGCGGATAGGGCCGTTTCTGCCGCGAGGCCCGCCATCAGAAGACCCGCCATAACCAACATCATTGATTGGCGCATGCGAGCAACCCTTCCTCGATCCGATGCGTCCAGGTCGAATCTCCGCTCCTGCCGCTGTTCGACAGGACCACGGTGAGCCGCTCCCCGCTCACCTTGATCAGGGCGCTGTGCCCCAGCCAGTCCTCCTCCCCCATCTGCCAGAATTCGTAGACCTTCCCGCCGCTCAGCTTGAAGTTCAGCCCGTAACCATGGCCCTGGGCGTCGGACGCGAGCCCCTCGGACTTGGGGGAGATCATCGAGGCGAAAGTGCTTTCTTTCAATACCTTGTTGGTCCGCAGCATCATCCACAGGTAGTACAGGTCTTCACGCACGGCGAACATCCCCGTACCGCCGCGATACCCCCAGTTGGCCACCGAATGTCCGTCGCGCCAGATTCGATGCGACATCTTCTTCGACTGCTCCGGGCTTGCCGGCGCCGCTACGGGCGACGGAGAGGGCTCGAATCCCCAGAAGCCGGCGTGCTTCATCGAGGACGGATCGAAGATCTGCGTCTGCACGTACGATTCGAAGGACTGTCCGGAGGCCACCTCGATCAGGACGGCGAGCAGCGTGTATCCGTCGTTTGAGCTTTCGAGCTCTCCCGGCTTCTTCATGGGCTGCAGGGCCAGGATTGCCTTGAGCGCTTTCCCGCGGTCGGCAATCCCGTCGGCGGCGCGGGCATCGGGCAATCCGGAGCGCTCCGAGAGGAGCTGATGCACGGTCACCCCCTGCCAGCGCTCCGGCACCTGACCCAGATAGGTGGAGATCGGCGCGTCGAGCGCCAGCTTTCCCTGCTCGACCAGCTTCAAGACGGCGACAGCTGTCACCACCTTCGAGATGGAGCCGATCCAGAAGGGGGTCGCGATCTTGTCCTGGGCTGGCGGACCCCACTCTCCCGTGTACCTCACCCACTCGCCCTCGGCAATCAAGAGGCTCCCCGAGAAGCCGTCGGCTGCCTCGAGCGTCATGTGCTGTTGCCAGCGCTGCGCCACGGTCCCATGGATGGTGGCGCGGCAGGTGATCTCCCCCCGCGCCGGCACCGCGACGCAGGCCAGCAGCAGAGAGATGGCGATGCTCTTGGTTCCGATTCTCTTCACGATCTCCTCACCGGTTCTTGGGCGGCCCCGCTTCAACTTTGGAATCGCCACTTTCGCGCCTCGTCTCTCTTGGGGAGGCGACGCGATGGGTATCGATAGTCCTTTGTGCAGGCGAAGGCGAGCATAGCGCGAGCATGGCGGCGATGCCGGTTCACGGCCATGAACCTTCCCGCTATCCGGCGGGCCCGGTGAACATGCCGGCGGAGAAGAAGTGGGCGACGACGGCTCCGAAGATGACCCCCACCAGCAGAACGACCCAACGCCGGCGGCGCCAGGCCTCGCGCAGCGCCGAATACTGCACGAAGATGTCCACGGCGTAGGCCGCGCAGTAACAGACGTTGGCCAGGACCGCGAGTATGATCAGTGCGAACAGATGGTCCCAGGAAAGGGCCGCCCGGGCGGCCGGAGGGGCGGAGAAGAGGTGCCAGCCCACCACACCCGCCAGCGCCAGGTTGTAGAGGACCCGGCGCGGCTCCCAGTAGCGCAGGGCCTCGGCCGCTACCTCGCCGAAGCGGGGAATGGCGCGCTGCCCGGCGACCTGCTCGCTCACTTCAGTGGCCGGCGCCGTCGGAGCGCTCGTAGCGGATTCCCCTGGGACCCATCCAGGGGTGCAGCTCCACGACGAGATGCCCCGACTTCACCATCGGGTCGGTGTCGCACAGCGCCTTTGCCTTCGCGAGGCTGTCGACCTGGAAGAGGAACAACCCCCGCAGCTCGCCGTCGTCGGTGAACGGTCCCGCGAGGACCAGCTCGCCGCTTTCGACCAGCCGGCGGATGTTGGCGAGATGCGCCTCCTGCAGCGATTTGAGCTCTCCGCTGCTCTCCGCCGTCCAGGTAGGCCCCTTCTTGAGGAATCCGATGAAGTAGGTCGTCATCTGCCCCGCCCGGGGAGGAGCCGACGGCGGAACGGGAGCCGCCTGGGTGGCGGGGGCCGCCGGAGGAGCGGGAGCCTTCGGCGGAGCGGGAGACGGCGGTCCGGGGGATGACTGGGCGGCGCCCATGAGCAGGGTTGCCAGCAGAATCCAGAGTGTCGTCTTCATCAGCCACCTCCCATTCTCTTACGTTCCTCGTCTCGGTCCCTGGTCGCCTGCCGGCGCTCCAAACCCCGGCGCGAGCCTGCGCGGCTGGAGCGCAGCCTAACCTTCATCCCGCCGCGAAATCAATCGGCTCGCCGGTGCCGCACGGCTCACCGGCGGGGCGTCCTGGCGACTATTTCCTCGGATAGAGAGGAGAAGGCTCGTCGCAGGTTGCGTCGCGCTCGACCCGCTGGAAGACGTCGACCACCACATGCTCGATCTGGCGCTCCCCCTCCATCGCCGGCAGCTCCTCGAAGTGGCCCATGAAATCGACCAGCAGCGGCACGCCCGGGTCGCGGCGCGCCCCGGCGTAGGCGGTCTCCAGCTGCGCGTGGGCGCCGGTCGGGGCGACCGGCAGGGCCGCGCCGCTGCGGCACTCGGTGAAACGTCCCGCATCGGCCATGGTGGAGTAGGTGCCGCGCATCGGCATCATGTCCCGGATCCGGTCGACCTGCGC from Candidatus Polarisedimenticolia bacterium harbors:
- a CDS encoding DUF4136 domain-containing protein produces the protein MIELRKSLWIPLLVLLALATHPSPARAGVDVGFDDSVDFSGYKTYAWGEGGWVAMKSMTEANIHKSVEQELKAKGFTKVESQPDLHVITYASGTSDSSMDAISFAYVPNTWTAWFSAATTSRTTTKGRLVVDLVDARSGQLVWRGIANENLGLDPNTESTGKKVFKVVKKMFEEYPPEKKK
- a CDS encoding prolyl oligopeptidase family serine peptidase; this translates as MAGLLMAGLAAETALSADSAAPAGVAGLYELEPQRVIGVTAIRDHLMFTDFGREMTGGPLAWDGEQLVARRASGDIVSLKPVLDGEGKVTSIVWSNPGEGSRQAKRLDFQRKEVSFSNGDVTLKGTLVLPQGKGRAPAVVRISGAGPTDRVNTIDEYFAYHGIAFLSYDKRGSGESQGDWKKAGVEDLANDAAAAVSFLAKQPEIDASRIGLGAGSVGGWVAAAVTGRVPHPAFVFMQAGPALSFSGELLYEAEAALATMGLTRKQFNDAMAYQKWKIKQIASGAVQTDRGWEALQQRTEQTKGQPWAEALAPWPRDSWRWENFRVMMPFDPAPYWEKYHGPVLALYGGKDDKVPAQRNADALRAALKRAGNLDVTVEIIPEADHAGMDATKKDGDIVTFAPGYLTRPLQWVLDRLNKK
- a CDS encoding serine hydrolase domain-containing protein; translation: MKRIGTKSIAISLLLACVAVPARGEITCRATIHGTVAQRWQQHMTLEAADGFSGSLLIAEGEWVRYTGEWGPPAQDKIATPFWIGSISKVVTAVAVLKLVEQGKLALDAPISTYLGQVPERWQGVTVHQLLSERSGLPDARAADGIADRGKALKAILALQPMKKPGELESSNDGYTLLAVLIEVASGQSFESYVQTQIFDPSSMKHAGFWGFEPSPSPVAAPASPEQSKKMSHRIWRDGHSVANWGYRGGTGMFAVREDLYYLWMMLRTNKVLKESTFASMISPKSEGLASDAQGHGYGLNFKLSGGKVYEFWQMGEEDWLGHSALIKVSGERLTVVLSNSGRSGDSTWTHRIEEGLLACANQ
- a CDS encoding YciI family protein, producing the protein MKTTLWILLATLLMGAAQSSPGPPSPAPPKAPAPPAAPATQAAPVPPSAPPRAGQMTTYFIGFLKKGPTWTAESSGELKSLQEAHLANIRRLVESGELVLAGPFTDDGELRGLFLFQVDSLAKAKALCDTDPMVKSGHLVVELHPWMGPRGIRYERSDGAGH